The following are encoded in a window of Clostridium thermarum genomic DNA:
- a CDS encoding S1 domain-containing RNA-binding protein, which yields MTLKAGNIIEGTVINITNFGAFIDVEGKTGLVHISEVADTFVKDIREHLKEQDKVKVKVISVDENGKISLSIKQAMPPKRSAKPIEIDWSGDRNKNSSANFEDIMSKFLKDSEERQQDVKRHQESKGRGYSRRS from the coding sequence ATGACCTTAAAGGCAGGAAACATTATAGAAGGTACAGTAATTAACATTACTAACTTTGGTGCATTTATCGATGTAGAAGGTAAAACAGGGTTGGTTCACATCTCTGAAGTTGCTGATACATTTGTAAAGGACATCAGAGAGCATCTTAAGGAACAGGATAAGGTAAAGGTCAAGGTAATATCCGTTGACGAAAATGGAAAGATTAGCCTTTCCATTAAGCAGGCTATGCCACCTAAAAGATCCGCAAAACCAATCGAAATTGATTGGTCAGGAGATAGGAATAAAAACAGTTCAGCAAACTTTGAAGATATAATGTCCAAATTCCTGAAAGACAGTGAAGAGAGGCAGCAGGATGTTAAAAGACATCAAGAGTCTAAGGGAAGAGGGTATAGTAGAAGAAGTTAA
- the spoVT gene encoding stage V sporulation protein T: MKATGIVRRIDDLGRVVIPKEIRRTLRIREGDPLEIFTDREGGVILKKYSPIGELSDFSKEYAESLQQAIGHIVLISDKDAIISVSGAPKKEYLEKRISDELEKVMEERKTIILGEENGKTIPLYKDEDAEGKYSTAVISPIIAEGDAIGAVIILSKQNGEKFGELEMKLAETASAFLGKQMEQ; encoded by the coding sequence ATGAAGGCCACAGGTATAGTTAGAAGAATAGACGACCTTGGTAGAGTTGTAATACCAAAAGAGATTAGAAGGACATTAAGAATACGGGAAGGAGATCCTTTAGAGATTTTCACTGATAGAGAAGGCGGAGTAATATTAAAGAAATACTCTCCTATTGGTGAGTTAAGTGACTTCTCAAAGGAATATGCTGAATCATTACAGCAGGCAATTGGACATATTGTTCTAATTTCAGATAAAGATGCAATAATATCTGTAAGTGGTGCACCAAAGAAGGAGTACTTAGAAAAGAGAATCAGTGATGAACTTGAAAAGGTTATGGAAGAAAGAAAGACCATAATACTGGGTGAAGAAAATGGTAAGACCATACCATTATATAAAGATGAAGATGCAGAAGGAAAATATTCAACCGCAGTTATTTCACCTATAATTGCAGAAGGAGATGCAATTGGAGCTGTAATCATATTATCCAAACAAAATGGGGAAAAGTTTGGAGAGTTAGAAATGAAGCTTGCTGAAACTGCATCCGCCTTCTTAGGAAAGCAAATGGAACAATAA
- a CDS encoding peptidyl-prolyl cis-trans isomerase, with protein MNKVKKVLSIAVIGIFTLSSAGCIVKTQAGKDNTVVAKIGSEKIKVIDVRNKMKATEEMIKEQYGSLTKSEAQDQLKYYYENMLNDLAEQKLLYIKAKERNLVPDLNNIDAEVQKEIDLVRETQFDNDEKKLEKALEEAGMTMEDLKHNYRESILGDPESIAAYRVQHDVVKDETVSDEEIKTYYDNNIAYYTTNPGANMYHIIVKTEEEAKAIKEKLDKGEKFEDLAKNNTDSTKDYGGSLGYVEYDNANYDPAFMEAAKKLEEGQISDPVKSSFGWHIIKVTGVVKEKQVKALDEVKDSIKTSLLSSKQQTKFNELVEEWKKEIGFKVYTDKLLKNIF; from the coding sequence GTGAATAAGGTTAAAAAGGTACTTAGCATAGCCGTTATTGGTATATTTACACTATCTTCTGCAGGATGTATCGTAAAGACTCAGGCAGGTAAGGATAACACTGTTGTTGCCAAGATTGGTAGTGAAAAAATTAAAGTAATTGATGTAAGAAATAAAATGAAGGCTACTGAGGAAATGATAAAGGAACAGTATGGTAGCCTTACAAAAAGTGAAGCCCAAGATCAGCTCAAGTATTATTATGAAAATATGCTCAACGATTTGGCAGAGCAAAAGCTTCTCTACATTAAGGCCAAGGAGAGAAATTTAGTTCCAGATTTGAATAATATAGATGCAGAGGTTCAAAAGGAAATTGACTTAGTTAGGGAAACACAGTTTGATAATGATGAGAAAAAACTTGAAAAAGCTCTTGAAGAAGCTGGTATGACAATGGAAGACCTAAAGCATAATTATAGAGAAAGTATACTTGGAGACCCAGAGTCCATTGCAGCATATAGGGTACAGCATGATGTTGTCAAAGACGAAACAGTATCTGATGAAGAAATAAAAACATATTATGACAATAATATAGCTTATTATACTACCAATCCCGGTGCCAATATGTATCATATAATAGTAAAAACAGAAGAAGAGGCTAAGGCCATAAAGGAAAAGCTTGATAAGGGCGAGAAATTTGAAGACCTTGCTAAAAACAATACAGATTCTACAAAGGATTACGGTGGTTCCTTAGGTTATGTTGAGTATGATAATGCTAACTACGATCCTGCCTTTATGGAGGCAGCAAAGAAGCTGGAGGAGGGTCAAATTTCCGATCCTGTAAAAAGCTCCTTCGGATGGCACATTATTAAAGTAACAGGAGTAGTTAAGGAAAAGCAGGTTAAAGCTCTAGATGAAGTAAAAGACAGCATAAAAACATCACTTTTATCAAGTAAGCAGCAAACTAAGTTTAATGAATTAGTTGAGGAATGGAAGAAAGAAATAGGTTTTAAAGTGTACACTGATAAGTTGCTCAAGAATATATTCTAG
- a CDS encoding putative polysaccharide biosynthesis protein, with translation MRKQSLIKGTIILGAAGVFARFLGLFFRWPLIMLIGDEGIGYYQMSYPLYMFFIGLATGVPVAISKMVSERNALHDEGTMILIVRKALLTMLILGGGFSIIFLAFPKILINFFKWDKKALYSLMGIGAAPLFISLMSVFRGFFQGMQNMTHTAVSQIIEQVGRVVFGVGLAILLLPKGIEYAAGGAAFGAAAGGIVGFIYLYIKYIKVRRRFNVKKLTKDDKILTELLHIAVPVSLGAAVGTIMSLLDSIIVPQQLLKAGYTFKQAAVLYGQLTGKAMVLINVPLTISIALCASLVPIIAEAHVLKRRMEVINKVEMAMKVSMVISLPSTFGLLFLAAPILNLLFPGHAEGYDILRYASLSIPFIIITQTTTAILQGSGYYFKPIKNLLIGCLGKIIITILLVPLALINIYGAIIGSITAYVITTVLNLIALSKKLGVSINYYQTTVKPAYAAILMIIGVVFIYQYVYNSTMSNEIACLVSISLGTLIYAGIIFLLGVFNFNYFKSKFIRG, from the coding sequence ATGAGAAAGCAATCTCTTATAAAAGGAACAATTATTCTTGGAGCAGCCGGGGTATTCGCCAGGTTTCTTGGACTATTTTTTAGGTGGCCGCTTATTATGCTAATCGGGGATGAAGGAATAGGCTACTATCAGATGTCTTATCCACTATACATGTTTTTTATTGGACTTGCTACAGGGGTTCCAGTAGCTATATCAAAGATGGTGTCGGAGAGAAATGCTCTCCACGATGAAGGAACAATGATTCTTATAGTAAGGAAAGCCCTTTTGACTATGCTCATACTAGGTGGCGGCTTTTCTATAATATTTTTAGCCTTCCCCAAAATCCTAATAAACTTTTTTAAGTGGGATAAAAAAGCTCTTTATTCCTTGATGGGCATTGGGGCGGCTCCGCTTTTTATATCACTGATGAGTGTATTTCGGGGTTTTTTCCAAGGTATGCAAAATATGACCCATACAGCTGTTTCACAGATAATTGAGCAGGTAGGAAGAGTAGTCTTTGGAGTAGGATTAGCAATCTTACTGTTGCCAAAAGGGATAGAGTATGCTGCAGGAGGAGCTGCTTTTGGAGCTGCCGCAGGAGGTATTGTAGGCTTCATATATCTTTATATAAAGTACATAAAGGTTCGTAGACGATTTAATGTAAAAAAGTTAACAAAGGATGACAAGATTCTCACTGAACTTTTACATATTGCTGTTCCTGTTTCCCTTGGTGCCGCAGTTGGTACTATCATGAGTTTGTTGGATTCAATTATCGTTCCTCAACAACTCCTTAAGGCAGGATACACCTTTAAGCAGGCTGCGGTCTTATATGGACAGTTAACAGGCAAGGCTATGGTTTTGATAAATGTGCCTTTAACCATATCTATAGCTTTATGTGCGTCACTGGTTCCTATCATTGCTGAGGCACACGTACTTAAGAGAAGGATGGAAGTGATAAATAAGGTTGAAATGGCCATGAAGGTATCTATGGTTATTTCTCTGCCATCAACTTTTGGACTCCTATTTTTAGCAGCACCAATATTAAACTTACTTTTCCCGGGACACGCAGAGGGTTATGACATACTACGCTATGCTTCCTTGAGCATACCTTTTATAATTATAACACAAACCACTACGGCAATCTTGCAGGGATCGGGTTACTATTTCAAACCAATAAAAAATCTTTTAATCGGATGTTTGGGAAAGATAATTATTACAATATTGCTGGTTCCTCTTGCCCTAATAAATATATATGGAGCAATCATAGGTAGCATTACTGCTTATGTGATTACTACGGTACTTAATTTAATTGCACTTTCAAAAAAACTAGGAGTAAGTATCAATTACTATCAAACTACTGTTAAGCCGGCCTATGCGGCAATATTAATGATAATAGGTGTTGTTTTTATTTACCAGTATGTATATAATAGTACAATGAGCAATGAGATAGCTTGCTTAGTATCCATATCCTTAGGTACTCTGATTTACGCAGGCATAATTTTCTTGCTGGGGGTATTTAACTTCAATTATTTTAAAAGTAAATTTATCCGTGGATAA
- the yabP gene encoding sporulation protein YabP, whose translation MEVKKDLKVDEKKSNMTLENRKKLFLTGVLEVISFNEEKILLNTSLGMLTIKGNGLKMNKLDVHNGEVMIAGTVDSFVYSGSESKHEKESILSKLFR comes from the coding sequence GTGGAAGTGAAAAAAGATCTTAAAGTTGATGAAAAGAAAAGCAATATGACCCTTGAAAATAGAAAGAAACTCTTTTTAACAGGAGTTTTAGAGGTTATAAGCTTTAATGAAGAAAAAATACTATTAAATACGAGTCTTGGTATGCTTACAATAAAGGGTAACGGTCTTAAAATGAATAAGCTTGATGTACATAATGGAGAAGTGATGATAGCAGGGACTGTGGACTCCTTTGTATACAGCGGATCTGAATCGAAGCATGAGAAGGAAAGCATTCTGTCAAAATTATTTAGGTAG
- the yabQ gene encoding spore cortex biosynthesis protein YabQ — protein sequence MVIPLMIQAKLVLYSILAGVLTGFIFDFYRTFRGFENVHKLLIIVEDILFWILTGILIFIFLLYTNQAVVGVYVYIWMTIGIYFYMKLLSKAFTRIQYKLICNVSKFIRIIINIVIFPFRYGFYKLDSKNKRKFKRNNLNKV from the coding sequence ATGGTTATTCCTTTAATGATACAGGCTAAGCTTGTTTTATATAGTATTTTGGCTGGGGTTTTAACTGGCTTTATATTCGATTTTTATCGTACTTTCAGAGGATTTGAAAATGTACATAAGCTGCTGATTATTGTTGAAGATATTCTCTTTTGGATTTTAACTGGTATATTGATATTTATTTTCCTGCTGTATACCAATCAAGCAGTTGTAGGAGTATATGTGTATATTTGGATGACTATTGGTATATATTTTTACATGAAGCTGTTAAGTAAAGCTTTTACAAGAATTCAATACAAATTAATTTGTAACGTTTCTAAGTTTATTAGAATAATTATAAATATAGTCATTTTTCCCTTTAGATATGGATTCTATAAATTAGATTCGAAAAATAAGCGTAAATTTAAAAGAAATAACTTGAATAAAGTATAG
- a CDS encoding FtsB family cell division protein: MKKRKVNLKALLVILSIAYFSIIFIRQEIAAARLNKEIVKANLQLEEIKEQGERLKEQLEMSRTNPEGFSERLARERLGLIKENETPVMPIPERQ, translated from the coding sequence ATGAAAAAGAGAAAGGTAAATTTAAAGGCCCTTTTAGTCATATTATCAATTGCTTACTTTTCAATTATTTTTATTAGGCAAGAAATTGCAGCAGCAAGACTAAACAAAGAAATTGTAAAGGCAAACTTGCAACTTGAGGAGATTAAAGAGCAAGGAGAGAGATTAAAGGAGCAATTGGAAATGTCAAGGACTAACCCGGAAGGGTTTAGCGAAAGGCTGGCTAGGGAGAGATTGGGATTAATTAAGGAAAATGAGACTCCTGTTATGCCCATACCTGAGAGGCAATAG
- a CDS encoding RNA-binding S4 domain-containing protein has protein sequence MRLDKYLKVSRIIKRRTVAKEACEGGRVSINGKVAKAGTEVKEGDIIEIQFAVKSLKARITSIAEHVRKEEAKGMYEILEGVEDTEE, from the coding sequence ATGAGATTAGATAAGTATTTAAAGGTATCAAGAATTATTAAGAGAAGAACTGTTGCTAAAGAAGCCTGTGAGGGGGGAAGAGTTTCTATTAACGGTAAGGTGGCTAAGGCCGGTACTGAGGTTAAAGAGGGGGATATAATAGAAATTCAATTTGCAGTCAAGTCGCTGAAAGCTAGAATTACTTCTATCGCAGAACATGTAAGGAAAGAAGAGGCAAAAGGCATGTATGAAATTCTGGAAGGAGTAGAAGACACAGAGGAGTAG
- the mazG gene encoding nucleoside triphosphate pyrophosphohydrolase, giving the protein MIKIVGLGPGAPEALTMGTIEALKSVKNIYLRTERHPTVDYIRTLGIKFETYDSAYDSYDSFDEVYRSIAEDLIDKYKQFGEIIYAVPGHPLVAEKSVMLLIEQCKNNNIQYEIVSAVSFIDVVMERLEIDPIEGLKIVDAFDCKEHIFDKRIGTIITQVYDNYIASEVKLALSEYYKDDTEIYYIRAAGIKGMESIRKMPLYEMDRQEDIDYLTSVYIPRVLNNNKDFYDLISIMEKLRGEDGCPWDKEQTHESLKKYLVEECYEVLEAIDEQDDIKITEELGDVLLQIVFHAVIGKERGYFNINDVIEGICEKMILRHPHIFGDTSVKSSEEVLANWDEIKKKEKGMETLTDEMRHIAKGLPALIRAEKIQEKAKKAGFDWDRVEEALNKVFEELDEVKEVYNGTDKARILEEIGDLLFAVVNVSRFLQVNPEEALNKTSDKFINRFSFIEKAAREKGLDLKEMTLEQMDEIWNIAKTLKKL; this is encoded by the coding sequence ATGATTAAGATAGTAGGTCTAGGCCCTGGAGCTCCGGAGGCGCTGACTATGGGAACCATTGAAGCCCTCAAAAGTGTGAAGAACATCTATTTGAGAACAGAAAGGCATCCCACTGTTGATTATATAAGAACATTAGGGATAAAATTTGAAACTTACGATAGTGCTTACGACAGCTATGACAGCTTTGACGAAGTATACAGATCAATCGCAGAAGACTTAATTGATAAATATAAGCAATTTGGAGAAATTATCTATGCTGTACCCGGACATCCGCTGGTGGCTGAAAAGTCAGTTATGCTTTTAATAGAGCAATGTAAAAACAATAATATCCAGTACGAAATAGTGTCCGCGGTAAGCTTTATTGATGTGGTAATGGAAAGGCTTGAGATAGACCCAATAGAGGGCTTAAAAATAGTTGATGCCTTCGATTGCAAGGAGCATATCTTTGATAAAAGAATTGGTACAATAATAACTCAGGTCTACGATAATTATATTGCTTCTGAAGTAAAATTGGCTCTTTCTGAGTACTATAAAGACGATACTGAGATTTATTATATAAGGGCAGCAGGCATAAAGGGTATGGAGTCTATAAGAAAAATGCCTTTATATGAGATGGACAGACAAGAGGATATAGACTATCTAACATCTGTATACATACCAAGGGTTTTAAACAATAATAAAGACTTTTATGATCTCATCAGCATCATGGAGAAGTTAAGAGGGGAGGATGGATGCCCCTGGGATAAAGAGCAGACTCATGAATCCTTAAAGAAGTATCTGGTGGAGGAATGCTATGAAGTTCTGGAAGCAATAGATGAGCAAGATGATATTAAGATCACAGAAGAACTTGGAGATGTACTCCTACAGATTGTATTTCATGCAGTAATAGGGAAAGAGAGAGGGTATTTTAATATAAATGATGTAATAGAAGGCATATGTGAAAAGATGATATTAAGGCACCCTCATATATTCGGAGATACTTCAGTGAAGAGTTCAGAGGAAGTATTGGCCAACTGGGATGAAATTAAGAAAAAAGAAAAGGGCATGGAGACCTTAACTGATGAGATGCGGCACATAGCTAAAGGCTTGCCTGCACTAATAAGAGCGGAAAAGATTCAGGAGAAGGCGAAAAAGGCAGGATTTGACTGGGACAGGGTAGAAGAAGCATTAAATAAGGTTTTTGAAGAATTAGATGAAGTTAAAGAGGTATATAATGGTACAGATAAGGCAAGAATACTAGAGGAAATCGGTGACCTACTCTTTGCTGTGGTCAACGTAAGTCGCTTTTTACAAGTTAATCCTGAGGAAGCTCTCAATAAAACCAGTGATAAATTTATCAATCGGTTTAGCTTTATTGAAAAAGCTGCAAGGGAAAAAGGCCTTGATTTAAAGGAAATGACCCTTGAACAAATGGATGAAATATGGAATATAGCTAAAACTTTAAAAAAATTATAA